The sequence GGTCGCGCTGCAGCTCGAGTACAGCCTGATCGAACGCACCGCGGAGCGCGACCTGATCCCGATGGCCCGGGAGCTGGGCCTGGGCGTGGTCCCGTACTCGCCGCTCGGCGGCGGGGTGCTCAGCGGCAAGTACGGCCCTCAGGACGTGGGCGCGACGGGCGCCGGCCCCGACGGGAGCACCCGTCGAAGCCACAACCTCGCCCTGGGCACCCTCACCGAACGCAGCCTCGGCGTGGCCGGGGCGGTCCGGGAGCTGGCCGGCGAGCTGGGGCACACCGCCGCCCAGGTGGCGCTGGCCTGGACGCTGCGGAAGCCGGGCGTGACGAGCACGCTGCTCGGCGCCCGCACCCCTGCCCAGTTGGAGGACAACCTGGGCGCCTTGGCGGTCGAGCTGACGGACGCCCAGCTGGCGCGGCTCGACGCGGCGGGCGCGGTCACCCTCGGCCAGCCGCACGACCTGCTGGCGAGCGAGCCCATCCGCCGGGTGACCACGGGCGGCCTGCGGATCGAGACCCGCCGCTGACGGCCGGCCGCGGATCGTGGTCACGGACCGGACGGTCAGGCCGGGGACGCCGCGAGGAACCGCAGCACGGCGAGGACGCGGCGGTGGTCCACCTCGACCACGGGCAGGTCCAGCTTGGCCAGGATGTTGTTGATGTGCTTCGCCACCGCGCTCTCACCGATCACCAGCGCCTGCGCGATACCGGCATTGGAGCGCCCCTCGGCCATCAGGCCGAGCACCTCCCGTTCGCGGGGGGTCAGCCGGGCGAGCGGATCGCTGTCGCGCCGCAGCAGCAACTGGGCGACGACCTGCGGGTCCAGGGCCGTGCCCCCGTCCGCCACTCGCCGGACCGCCGCCACGAAGTCGGTGACATCGGCGACCCGCTGCTTGAGCAGGTAGCCAACACCGCTGGTGTTCGCGGACAGCAGGTCGGCCGCGTACCGCTCCTCCACGTACTGCGACAGCAGCACCACCGCCGTGCCCGGCCAGCGCCGGCGGATCTCCAGCGCCGCCCGGACCCCCTCGTCGGTGAAGCCGGGGGGCATCCGGACGTCGATCAGGGCGAGTTCGGGCCGGTGCTCCGCCACCGCCGCCAACAGTCCCTCCGCGTCGCCCACTTCGGCCACGACCTGGAACCCGCCCATCTCCAGCACCTTGATCAGGCCGACCCGCAACAGTACCGAGTCCTCGGCGATCACCGCGCGCACGGCAGCTCCGCGGTGACGGTGGTGGGCCCCCCGACGGGGCTGCTGACCCGGAAGGTCCCGTCCAGGGAGCCGACCCGCTTGGCCAGCCCGGTCAGCCCCGTGCCGGCGGCGGCGTCGGCGCCGCCCAGACCGTCGTCGGTGACGCGCACGCGCAGCACCTCGCCGACCCTGCGGACCACGACCTCCGCACGCACCGCGTCGGCGTGCTTGGTCGCATTGGTCAGCGCCTCCGAGATCACGAAGTACGCGACCGACTCCACGCCGGGCGCCACCCGCCCCTCCAGATCGACCCGCAGCCGCACCGGCAGGGGAGTGCGGGCGGCCAGCCCGGACAACGCTGCGTCCAGACCCCGGTCCTCGAGCACGGCCGGGTGCAGCCCCCGCACCAGGTCGTCGAGTTCGGCGATCGCCTCCTTCGCCTCCAGGTGCGCTTTCGCGATCACCTCGCGGGCATCGCCCGGCAGGTCCGGGCGGGTGGCCATGGCGAGACCCAGGTTGACCGCGAGCGACACCAACCGCTGCTGGGTGCCGTCGTGCAGGTCGCGCTCGATCCGACGACGCTCCGCGTCGACGGCCTCGATCAGGTCGGACCGGCTCACGGCCAGCTGGTCGACCCGCTCCTGGAGCCGCTGCGCCCGGCTGGGCCCGAGCAGGCCCGACACCAGCCGCGCCTCCGCCCGGGCCACAACCCGCGCGGCCCGGGGCAGGGCGAACAGGAGGAGGAGTCCGCTCGCCGTGGCGGCCAGCAGCACGGCCAGGTAGCCCAACCAGCCCTGACGGATCCCGGCCGACAGCGCCCACGACCAGGCGAAGGCGGCGACACCGGCCAGAGCCGCCACCGCCACCGCGAGCACCAGCAACTCCAGCAGCGCGAGCAGCGGGCCCAGCACGAGGTGGTAGCCGATCCTGCGCCAAGGCCGCGCCGCCGCGAGCCACCGGGCGGCGGAGGCCCACGTCCATCGTTCCGGCACGGTGGAGGTGAGCCGGGGGACGTCCACGCCGACGAGCAGCC comes from Streptomyces sp. TLI_053 and encodes:
- a CDS encoding response regulator transcription factor, with the translated sequence MRAVIAEDSVLLRVGLIKVLEMGGFQVVAEVGDAEGLLAAVAEHRPELALIDVRMPPGFTDEGVRAALEIRRRWPGTAVVLLSQYVEERYAADLLSANTSGVGYLLKQRVADVTDFVAAVRRVADGGTALDPQVVAQLLLRRDSDPLARLTPREREVLGLMAEGRSNAGIAQALVIGESAVAKHINNILAKLDLPVVEVDHRRVLAVLRFLAASPA
- a CDS encoding histidine kinase is translated as MTIPAGLRRTVLRARRDTGFLAAGVLPHLALVPVWAWAAATTARTGNWLFTVPVSAALVLLGSPVLTDVQRARYRLLVGVDVPRLTSTVPERWTWASAARWLAAARPWRRIGYHLVLGPLLALLELLVLAVAVAALAGVAAFAWSWALSAGIRQGWLGYLAVLLAATASGLLLLFALPRAARVVARAEARLVSGLLGPSRAQRLQERVDQLAVSRSDLIEAVDAERRRIERDLHDGTQQRLVSLAVNLGLAMATRPDLPGDAREVIAKAHLEAKEAIAELDDLVRGLHPAVLEDRGLDAALSGLAARTPLPVRLRVDLEGRVAPGVESVAYFVISEALTNATKHADAVRAEVVVRRVGEVLRVRVTDDGLGGADAAAGTGLTGLAKRVGSLDGTFRVSSPVGGPTTVTAELPCAR